The nucleotide sequence atgaaggcataCCACCTCGagctaaacctctcaaaacttaactgctggtcctcccagctaaatcGATGACCTATGCGGTTGAATAATACTACAGTGACTTGTTTAGggcttgaaaaaaaataagtacTTGGACTCAAATTGGCCTTGGTAAGACTTGTACTTGCTTGAGACATATCTGTCTTGACTTTGGACTTGATTCAGACTTCAacgttaagacttgagacttacttgtgacttgccaaacaatgACTTTTTCCCACCTCTCCtgtttactgttcatttttaacttttttgtgtttttttattttgttagcAGGCACTTTTGTCCAAACTAAGTTACATAACCATATCATATTTTTGTTTGCTGAAATGGCttcattacctatgattttacATCCTCTCTGATAAGAACGAAACCACTAGAGGCGCACGTTTTCACTTTccttcagtagcctactttTATTTTGGCGACATCATGGATAGATTTCGGATGAACCGGACACGGACATTGCTACGCTTCCGCTTGGCAAGCCAGACATATCCTTGTCCAGACATTTTCCTTGCCGCACAAGTGTTGCAGACTGTTTGTCACCGCTGTGTTTTTAGCATAGTTTGTGTTAGTGAAATACATATCATAGAATAACTTAATCAGACGAGTGCGACATGATTTCTGACTTAAAATTGAGACCGTTGGCGGCAGGACTGGCAAGCTGAACGTGTTCTCAACCGGCCGTACAAAACGCAGAGCTGCCACTAATGGTTTTGTATCACTTTCACTTCAAATGTCAAATGATAATATTAATCAGTATACTGAACCGCCCTATGGTGGCGATGTTGATAAAACGTCCGCGAAAAAGCGTAAGTCTTTAGATGTAGCTGGAAACCTGAGCTCTTGTTTAAATGTGACTGAGCGGAGTTTTAATGTAAACATCGATGAGTTGCGTGGTTTTCCGAACAGCCAGACTCCTCCAGTTAGGCTATCTGAAAGTGAGGTGGCCGATATTCCGACTCAACTGCCTGTCAGCGCTGCCAGTGATGGCACAACGGATAGAAATGGACAACCCATCCCTAACAAAGAGATACTCCTTAAAGGTGTTGGTTTTACCAGCACCTCCTTCATTGGCCCTCTTTGTCATCAAGGGATTATTAAACCAAAAACGAATATTGATGATGAACTGGATCATTTCTACAAAGAGCTTGAACAGATTGAACCAAAAGATGTAGACAAACCTGATGACTGTAATGCAGACAGAAGCACCCTTGCAAAAAAACAGCAATACCCTGTTCCACAACATGAAATCCAGTCTGACCCCAGCAAGCCGAGGCACCTTGGGCCACCTCATTCAGGCCAGTTGCCTCAAAATCTTACACAAAACTTCAGACACTTGCCGCCTTACTATCAGTGTTGGGATGTTTCATACCCACCTGCCTTGCAAGGGTCTAATAGCCCATTCCTCGGTTTTGGAATAGAAACAAGGTCCCAGAGACCCCTGTATCAATTTCCCTCACCACtcttaccaccaccaccaagaaTACCACCATATCCTCTTGGAGATGGATCAAGGGACAACATCTGGGGTTCAAACCAAGAAACTTTTCAGTGGGGAAATATGCCACTGAAATCAGGTCATACATATCAGGGTGACCGTATCAACCACGCTGCTTATCATCAAGACCATTACAAGTTAATTCCAAATGACTTTGGTTGTAATGAACCCCACAGCAGTAAACCGGATTGCTCCCAACCCTATAAACAGTCAAGCTCTTTTTTACAGACAAATTCAGAAGAATTTAAGTTTTATCAACAGGCTCACACCCATCCTGGTCGAACAATTGATCCAGGCTCTTTGAAGTTAATATTGATGAGGGGAGCTCCAGGATCTGGGAAATCCACACTGGCCAGGTGAGTATTCGAAAAAATCACATGTAGGGATGTAGCGATTACCGGTATagtggtaaaccgcgataaaaatgttaacgataacaattaccgttttcatttcaaatatcataattatcatggttgattaccacggtgtggaaactgtgtgtttaatccttccctccttcatccgagcctgcttttgacatacggtacagtaggcctggtacaatgaaacaaaactggtaccctactgattctgatGTCTAATTGATGGATTTAACTGAGATtcagattaggctacacctgcttttaaaaggcggaaAACGTGccctgtatcatgtagccacaaAGTTTGTTTCGACAGTCAGGATGTAGGCCtttgaatgtgaatgaaaataTGTCCTTCTCCAGTAGCAATAGGCCACCTTAAAATGCACCATAAAGCGATCacatctagtcagtaaccaCTATGAGCACCCCCAGGTGAAAATGAGTTCCAGCATCCCCGGTTAACTTTTGATAAGGTTTTGTCCATATTTTTGTAACATAGTAAACACTGTCAAACTTTTTGAAAGTTTGaaatttcagcttgtgtaggcctatcagtgctttctgaacatattgaacatacTTAAAAATATTGCAATAATACCGaaagtatagtgcattttggtcactataaccgtgaggttcaAATTTCATACCGTTTTATCCCTAATGTAGGATTGGACTGATCTGTGGTAGTCAAACTGTAATGTTCCCCTCGTCCTTCATGATAAGGTTTTATTACATAACGCTCAATCGGATTCGCGGTTCCTTTATCAACATATGTTGTGCATGGCGGCGCACAAACACCCAGCACTTCTTGATCAATGATTGAatgaatacaaaaacaaaaactcaaTATGTTCGTTCACTGTGTATTAACaccataaacatttaacaaaTAATCTCCCCCTTTCAGTCAAAAACAGCTTTTAAaccaccctcccctcccacagCCGGCTTGGTCCCTGCAACCCCGACAAACAATCACAACAAACAATTtacacaatttcacaacagtTCAACAAGGACAAATAATCAGTCTCTTACAAACTCAGTCCATGTGCGGCATCCGCCTGcttcagaaataaaaaaaaaaaagtctttgcCTCACCGCAGCCTTGTTTGAGAAGTTTACGATATTCAGGAAAATGCCCAGTCCGACGCGTTTAATCCATAAAGTGAAAAAGACGATTGCGGTTTTGATTGCGCTCCAAAAACAGTCCACGTTGTCCACCAAAAAATAGTAATCCCAAAAAATACGATTGGAAAAAAAGTAACAGCGTCTTCCCAGGTAACCTGTCCCCATTTACTCCCACCTGTCTTTTCTACCTGCGGCGCTCTTTCATTCAAAAACTTGTCAGTCTATTCATTGGTCCATCTATCAGACCAACCCCCCTCCCAGCCTACAACTTGTGTGTTTCATAAAGGGGCAGCATAACATATTTAAATACAAAGCAACATTGAAAACAAAGTCAATAACAATTCATTGCTCATGGTTTCAGCTTCTAGTTCATTTTAAA is from Alosa alosa isolate M-15738 ecotype Scorff River chromosome 15, AALO_Geno_1.1, whole genome shotgun sequence and encodes:
- the n4bp2l2 gene encoding NEDD4-binding protein 2-like 2 isoform X1 encodes the protein MSNDNINQYTEPPYGGDVDKTSAKKRKSLDVAGNLSSCLNVTERSFNVNIDELRGFPNSQTPPVRLSESEVADIPTQLPVSAASDGTTDRNGQPIPNKEILLKGVGFTSTSFIGPLCHQGIIKPKTNIDDELDHFYKELEQIEPKDVDKPDDCNADRSTLAKKQQYPVPQHEIQSDPSKPRHLGPPHSGQLPQNLTQNFRHLPPYYQCWDVSYPPALQGSNSPFLGFGIETRSQRPLYQFPSPLLPPPPRIPPYPLGDGSRDNIWGSNQETFQWGNMPLKSGHTYQGDRINHAAYHQDHYKLIPNDFGCNEPHSSKPDCSQPYKQSSSFLQTNSEEFKFYQQAHTHPGRTIDPGSLKLILMRGAPGSGKSTLARDLLSSCPNGLILSTDDYFLQEDRYVYDARLLGDAHHWNQSRTREALRDYCSPIIIDNTNMQAWEMKPYVQMAVERGYIVCFCEPNTSWKYEPSELERRNKHGVPKHKIEKILERFERPMTVDIVLNSQEPLRQYTEHAFKQQRRKRQYDCFQ
- the n4bp2l2 gene encoding NEDD4-binding protein 2-like 2 isoform X2 produces the protein MSNDNINQYTEPPYGGDVDKTSAKKRKSLDVAGNLSSCLNVTERSFNVNIDELRGFPNSQTPPVRLSESEVADIPTQLPVSAASDGTTDRNGQPIPNKEILLKGVGFTSTSFIGPLCHQGIIKPKTNIDDELDHFYKELEQIEPKDVDKPDDCNADRSTLAKKQQYPVPQHEIQSDPSKPRHLGPPHSGQLPQNLTQNFRHLPPYYQCWDVSYPPAFPSPLLPPPPRIPPYPLGDGSRDNIWGSNQETFQWGNMPLKSGHTYQGDRINHAAYHQDHYKLIPNDFGCNEPHSSKPDCSQPYKQSSSFLQTNSEEFKFYQQAHTHPGRTIDPGSLKLILMRGAPGSGKSTLARDLLSSCPNGLILSTDDYFLQEDRYVYDARLLGDAHHWNQSRTREALRDYCSPIIIDNTNMQAWEMKPYVQMAVERGYIVCFCEPNTSWKYEPSELERRNKHGVPKHKIEKILERFERPMTVDIVLNSQEPLRQYTEHAFKQQRRKRQYDCFQ